The Pedococcus dokdonensis region TCGGCGACCAGCACGACCCACTGCAGTGCGTGGGTGAGCGTCGGGTGCGACCCGACCCACGGGCCGATGCCGTTGGGGCGCCGGGTCAGCGCCCAGATCAGGGTGGCACCGTTGGCCCAGCCCCAGCCCCCGAACCGCATCTTGGCGCTGGCCGACAGCCAGTAGACCGACACCGCGCCGAGCTGCACCATCCGGATCGCCCAGCCAGCCGCCTGCGACCGCACGTCGACGTCGGCCAGCCGGGCTCGCCCGACGGTCGGCAGCACGAACAGGGCGACGATCAGCGCGAAGTGGTCGTGGTCGACCTTGGAGTACGCGAACGCGTTGCTGACCCAGTCGAGCATCCCCACCGCGCACACCCACCCGGCCAGCCGGGGGAGCCGACCGGTGACGGCAACGGCAGAGCTCACCAGGATGAGCCCGAGCAGCACCCGCACGTAGACGTGCGAGGGCGCCGGCAGGTGCAGCAGCGAGCGCACCTCGAGCCCGCGGTAGAGGCTCGGCGGCACGTCGCCGTGGGGGATCGGGTCGGTCACGATCCAGAGGAGGTCGAGCCAGACGAAGGCGTAGACGGCGATGCGCAGCCAGGCGACCCTGGCCAACGAGATCTCCGGTGCCAGGAACCGCTCCACCCGGTTCACCGAGCGCCCCCGGGGAGCCCGGAGGGCTTCGGGTGCACGGGATCACGCACCTGCCACCGGGCGAGCGTGTAGATCGTCGCCGCCCCGGTGCCGATCTGGGTGGAGGTGTTGCGCAGGTAGATCTCCGCGTACGCGGCCTCGTGGGGCAGTCGGCGGGAGTGCAGCACCGCGATGTCCTGCAACAGCTCCGGGTGGGCGATGATCCGCGGTGCCTGGCCCTCGATCTCGGCCCGCTCGATGCCGATCATCTCCTTCGACAGCGGCACGCGGACCACGTCGCCGTCGACGGTGAGGGCGTCCATCGTCAGTGAGTTGATGACGCCGTCGTTGCGCACCGAGAAGGCGTACTGCGACATCGGCGCGAACGGCCACCAGTCGTCGTTGCCCACCCAGGTGCCCAGGCAGACCGTGGTCACGACCGCCGCGCTGACCCCGAGCCGCCACAGCACGGCATACGGACCCCACGACCGGCTCGTCCCCCTCACGCGGGCATGCTCTCACGCGGCTGTCAGACTGGAGCCATGCACGCTGCCACGGACGGATCTTCCCCCCAGCGGGGACTGCTCATCTTCGACGGTGACTGCGGGTTCTGCACGACCAGCGCTCGGTTCGCGACACGCTGGGTCGACCGCCGCGACCGCTACGACATCGCACCCTGGCAGCAGGTCGACCTCGCGCGCTTCGGGCTCACCGAGGCCGACTGCATCGAAGCGGCCCAGTTCGTGCGTCGCGACGGCACCGTGGCGGCCGCCCAGTTCGCCATCGCCGAAGGGCTCAAGCACGGCGCCCCGCCGTGGCGG contains the following coding sequences:
- a CDS encoding thiol-disulfide oxidoreductase DCC family protein, producing MHAATDGSSPQRGLLIFDGDCGFCTTSARFATRWVDRRDRYDIAPWQQVDLARFGLTEADCIEAAQFVRRDGTVAAAQFAIAEGLKHGAPPWRPLGHLIALPGISWVAGKVYTWVADHRYALPGGTPACAPTHLSDGPAAGTKGSASVG